CCGGTCCGCTCGCGGAACCAGCGGTTGACGTAGACGATGGGGGTGTCGCGGTACGCCGGCCCGGTGAGCGTGAGCCCGAGCGGGAGGTCGTCGAACGCCCGGACGCGGTCGACGAGGAGCGCCTCGCGCTCCGACCGGTCGTCGGGGTGGTCCCGGTCGTCGGGGGAGTCGGAGCGCGGCGCGGGCGACGCGAGGTCGAGTCCGTGGTCGTCGACCAGCGTCGAGAACCGGGACCGAAAGGCCCCGCGGTCGGCGTCGATCGCCGCGAGGACGTCGCGTCGAAGCGTCACGTGCGGACTCGGGAACGGAGCGGCAAACCGGTGTCGCTCCCGAACCGCGTCGGGCGTCCGCGTTCGGTCGACGACGTGACCGACGGCTGAAACGAATGTTATCCGTGTCCGTCACCGAGAGGCGGACGACAGATGCGCCGCACCACCGCCGTCCTCGCGCTCGTCGTGCTCGTCGCACTCGCCGGCTGCGGCGGGTTGGGAAGC
This genomic stretch from Halorubrum hochsteinianum harbors:
- a CDS encoding PAS domain-containing protein — its product is MTLRRDVLAAIDADRGAFRSRFSTLVDDHGLDLASPAPRSDSPDDRDHPDDRSEREALLVDRVRAFDDLPLGLTLTGPAYRDTPIVYVNRWFRERTGYPLDELRGRNPRLFQGPDPDPDARSDFREALSTWSTVTVELENRRRDGTPFVNRVSLRPLSGDAGTVTHWVAAQEPEPIDESGEDSG